The Sedimentisphaera salicampi genome includes a region encoding these proteins:
- a CDS encoding tyrosine recombinase XerC — MCDYNEKNEAAVNEFIEFLRYERGSAELTISSYRNDLKDFSRFLGEEDFGSIFEVSPEIIRAYLTRCSLEGLGRKSAARRVSSLRAFYKHLLQNGKISVNPVTGLRTPKPDGKLPNFLTEKEIDYLLSEQDLSTWLGARDKAILEVLYGGGLRISELTGLSRSSFRSGGRIVKVRGKGNRERLCPLGERAGKAVEDYLRLAENHFRECCRAFDEEAVFLNRFGRRLKEGGIRKMLKKYLLKAGLSKSATPHTLRHSYATHLLDHNADLRSVQELLGHKSIAATQVYTHLTTKRLKDVYKKAHPRDSFTEPEQ, encoded by the coding sequence TTGTGCGATTATAACGAAAAGAACGAAGCTGCTGTGAACGAGTTTATCGAATTCCTACGCTACGAGCGGGGAAGCGCAGAACTTACAATCAGCTCCTACCGCAACGATCTGAAAGACTTCAGCAGATTTCTGGGGGAAGAAGACTTCGGCTCTATCTTTGAGGTAAGCCCTGAAATCATTCGTGCCTACCTCACCCGCTGCAGCCTTGAAGGGCTCGGCAGGAAATCTGCAGCAAGGCGCGTTTCTTCGCTGAGGGCGTTCTATAAGCATCTCCTGCAGAACGGGAAGATCAGCGTTAATCCTGTTACAGGGCTTCGAACCCCAAAGCCCGATGGAAAGCTGCCGAATTTTCTCACGGAAAAAGAAATCGACTACCTGCTCAGCGAGCAGGACTTGAGCACGTGGCTCGGGGCGAGAGACAAGGCGATACTGGAGGTTTTATATGGGGGCGGCCTCAGGATCAGCGAGCTTACCGGCCTTTCAAGGAGCAGCTTCAGGAGCGGGGGGAGGATTGTGAAGGTGCGGGGGAAGGGCAATCGCGAGAGGCTCTGCCCGCTGGGCGAGAGAGCAGGGAAGGCTGTGGAAGATTATCTCAGGCTCGCAGAGAATCACTTCAGAGAGTGCTGCAGAGCCTTTGATGAAGAGGCGGTGTTTTTGAACAGATTCGGCAGACGCCTCAAAGAAGGCGGGATAAGAAAGATGCTCAAGAAGTATCTGCTGAAGGCCGGACTCAGCAAATCTGCCACCCCTCACACGCTCCGCCACAGCTACGCCACCCATCTGTTAGACCACAACGCTGATCTCAGGAGCGTGCAGGAGCTGCTGGGGCATAAATCCATCGCTGCCACTCAGGTTTACACGCACCTAACCACCAAAAGGCTCAAAGATGTTTACAAAAAAGCGCACCCGAGAGACTCATTTACCGAACCTGAGCAGTAA
- a CDS encoding bifunctional folylpolyglutamate synthase/dihydrofolate synthase yields MARTTKTKSGSSSRKKDAGKAIRGYKEAMDYIFSHTDYEKQRLLRYNITTFDLTRMYRLLKEMKNPEKGQNFIHIAGSKGKGSTSTMLARMLEAGGYKVGLYTSPHITSMHERISVNNKHITERQMTALVRQIKPAVDKLAKENIQPTFFELLTAMAFVHFKNQKADYVVLETGLGGRLDSTNVVQPLITAITQISIDHQRQLGYKIEQIAKEKAGIIKEGVPVVTIDQDERALDVIKSEAEAKNAPLWVTGVNVDFSSRFESSREDGPHTRICVQSETSKFEHLKVPLPGDHQALNCGLALTIIDQLKNKGCEIENENIVQGLENVHMPGRMEVVFNEPTVIVDAAHNAASLRALIATIGQHIPYDSLIFIFGCNADKDILGMLDQLQYGADKVIFTRSSSPRAISPDELAEEYNELTGRMCQTSLSLGDALKIAGSAVTRGDVICISGSVYLVGDAIKRFNRIKEAARANASQ; encoded by the coding sequence ATGGCACGCACAACAAAAACTAAATCGGGCAGCTCTTCCCGAAAAAAAGACGCCGGCAAAGCTATCAGGGGTTATAAAGAGGCGATGGATTATATCTTTTCTCATACCGACTATGAGAAACAGCGTCTGCTGAGATATAATATTACCACCTTCGACCTCACCCGTATGTACAGGCTGCTGAAAGAGATGAAGAACCCTGAGAAAGGGCAGAATTTCATCCACATAGCCGGCTCAAAGGGCAAAGGTTCTACGTCCACTATGCTTGCAAGAATGCTTGAGGCTGGCGGGTATAAGGTGGGGCTGTACACATCACCCCACATCACTTCAATGCACGAAAGGATCTCGGTTAACAACAAACATATTACCGAACGGCAGATGACTGCCCTTGTACGTCAGATAAAGCCGGCAGTGGATAAGCTGGCTAAAGAAAACATCCAGCCCACATTTTTCGAGCTTCTCACGGCTATGGCCTTTGTGCATTTCAAGAATCAGAAAGCCGATTACGTGGTACTGGAAACAGGGCTCGGCGGAAGACTCGACAGCACAAACGTAGTTCAGCCTTTGATTACCGCTATAACGCAAATAAGCATAGATCATCAGCGTCAGCTCGGGTATAAAATCGAGCAGATTGCCAAAGAGAAGGCCGGTATAATTAAAGAAGGTGTGCCGGTGGTAACTATAGATCAGGACGAGCGGGCTCTTGATGTGATCAAGAGTGAGGCTGAGGCCAAGAACGCTCCGCTCTGGGTTACCGGCGTGAATGTAGATTTCTCGAGCAGGTTCGAATCCAGCAGGGAGGACGGCCCGCACACAAGGATTTGCGTTCAGTCTGAAACGAGCAAATTTGAGCATTTGAAGGTCCCGCTCCCCGGCGACCATCAGGCTCTAAACTGCGGCCTCGCACTTACAATAATAGACCAGCTCAAGAATAAGGGCTGCGAAATCGAAAATGAAAACATTGTTCAGGGTCTCGAAAATGTTCATATGCCAGGGCGTATGGAAGTGGTGTTCAACGAGCCTACTGTTATCGTTGATGCTGCTCATAATGCTGCGAGCTTGAGGGCTCTTATCGCCACAATCGGCCAGCATATACCATATGATTCGCTTATCTTTATCTTCGGCTGCAATGCTGACAAGGATATACTCGGCATGTTAGACCAGCTCCAATATGGAGCGGACAAGGTGATCTTCACTAGAAGCTCCTCGCCGAGGGCAATCAGCCCCGATGAGCTCGCAGAAGAATACAACGAACTTACCGGCAGAATGTGCCAGACGTCCCTCTCTCTCGGCGATGCGCTCAAAATAGCAGGCAGTGCAGTTACAAGAGGCGATGTGATATGCATCTCAGGCAGCGTTTATCTCGTTGGCGATGCAATTAAGCGGTTCAACAGAATCAAGGAAGCCGCAAGAGCCAATGCGAGCCAGTAA
- a CDS encoding NADH:ubiquinone reductase (Na(+)-transporting) subunit F, which yields MDEFRVKVNNGEKIIRCRAGANLREVLLSEGIELGVCGGRGVCGKCSVKTDASGELTDAEKNQQAKGRLEDGQRLACQVDVQGDISVELEGHLEGVNTFKAVCREITSLTSDIRLFRFEVEGEPLDYRPGQYVLLTVPAYECSERPVTRTFSIASDPADKSQFELIIRQTPNGLCTKYLFEHLKEGEVIEFEGPEGDFGLTQSSRPAVMIAGGSGMSSIRNLLFEMKNAGDERPATYFFGAETEDDIYMLDEMREFEKTIPNFKFVPVIHHPSDSWHGQTGLVTDALKQRCSNLSSCEAFLCGSPGMINASIDVLKSLGVSGQNIYYDSFG from the coding sequence ATGGATGAATTCAGGGTAAAGGTAAACAATGGTGAGAAGATAATTCGCTGCCGAGCGGGGGCGAATCTCCGCGAGGTTCTTTTATCTGAGGGCATTGAGCTTGGCGTATGCGGCGGAAGAGGCGTATGCGGGAAGTGCAGCGTTAAAACAGACGCAAGCGGAGAACTCACCGACGCAGAAAAGAATCAGCAGGCCAAAGGCAGGCTTGAAGACGGTCAGCGGCTTGCGTGTCAGGTGGATGTTCAGGGGGATATATCAGTTGAGCTTGAGGGTCATCTCGAAGGCGTTAACACTTTCAAGGCTGTCTGCCGGGAGATTACCTCCCTCACCTCCGATATCCGGCTATTCCGCTTTGAGGTGGAAGGCGAACCGCTGGACTACCGCCCCGGGCAGTATGTACTGCTCACCGTGCCTGCTTATGAATGCTCTGAAAGGCCGGTTACAAGAACGTTCTCTATCGCCTCGGACCCTGCGGATAAATCGCAGTTTGAGCTTATAATACGCCAAACCCCCAACGGGCTCTGCACAAAGTATCTCTTTGAGCACCTGAAGGAGGGGGAAGTGATAGAATTTGAAGGGCCGGAGGGCGATTTCGGGCTAACGCAAAGCAGCCGGCCTGCTGTGATGATAGCCGGCGGGTCGGGAATGAGCTCAATCCGCAACCTTCTCTTTGAAATGAAAAATGCCGGCGATGAAAGGCCTGCAACATATTTCTTCGGGGCTGAAACTGAAGATGATATATATATGCTTGATGAGATGAGGGAATTTGAGAAAACAATCCCAAATTTCAAATTTGTGCCGGTTATTCACCACCCCAGCGACAGCTGGCATGGACAGACCGGCCTTGTAACCGATGCCCTGAAGCAAAGATGCAGCAATCTCAGCTCCTGCGAGGCGTTTCTCTGCGGCAGCCCTGGGATGATAAACGCATCAATCGATGTTCTGAAAAGTCTCGGTGTTAGCGGGCAGAACATCTACTACGATTCCTTCGGCTGA
- the rplU gene encoding 50S ribosomal protein L21, whose product MYAIIEQGGKQYKVSQGDVINIELTDLEEGAEVLEMDKVLFVSDGQEIKIGKPYIDGAKVTAKVKYFDKKTGEEAEKTAVFKGKKVYPTYFRRRKHSRKRIGHRQKYLQVIVDTIEA is encoded by the coding sequence ATGTACGCAATAATAGAACAAGGCGGAAAACAATATAAAGTATCTCAGGGCGATGTGATAAACATCGAACTTACCGACCTCGAAGAAGGTGCGGAAGTTCTTGAGATGGATAAGGTTCTCTTTGTCAGCGACGGGCAGGAAATCAAGATCGGCAAGCCGTATATCGACGGTGCGAAGGTTACTGCGAAAGTGAAATACTTCGACAAGAAAACCGGCGAAGAGGCAGAGAAAACTGCTGTATTCAAGGGCAAGAAGGTTTACCCAACCTACTTCCGCAGAAGGAAGCACAGCAGAAAGAGAATTGGACACCGCCAGAAATATCTTCAGGTGATAGTGGATACTATCGAAGCCTGA
- a CDS encoding HNH endonuclease: MRSEYIKYIQETNTEGSNKAGSYIKALDYLQDILAHSETKFRDCNIWEVSSADEVADVYKYVLEQQKLGIEGVFKFDSRPSYWKGGFYSAAIKSFLSFLVEHKFELKLMRATQEENDGKALAEQLESQPIENYDALVDCDVVKKGKENLRAVKNRVNQRYFRKMVLKNYRSRCCITGLPIPAVLRASHISPWSSDKANRLNPSNGLCFSATYDAAFDSHLISLDQKYRIVLSPSLDIYTAKSFIEYFRSIEGRKIDLPVKFLPDLELLEKHCDLTLNLSAN; encoded by the coding sequence ATGCGTTCAGAATACATAAAATATATTCAAGAAACAAATACTGAGGGCAGCAATAAGGCTGGGTCTTACATTAAGGCTCTGGATTATCTGCAGGATATATTAGCTCATTCAGAAACAAAATTCAGAGACTGTAATATTTGGGAAGTAAGCAGCGCAGACGAAGTTGCAGATGTTTATAAATACGTATTAGAACAACAAAAGCTGGGAATTGAAGGGGTATTTAAGTTTGATTCTCGCCCGAGTTATTGGAAAGGTGGTTTTTATTCAGCCGCTATTAAAAGCTTCTTAAGTTTCTTGGTGGAGCATAAATTTGAGTTGAAATTGATGCGAGCAACCCAAGAAGAAAATGATGGAAAAGCCTTAGCTGAGCAGCTTGAAAGCCAGCCAATAGAAAACTATGATGCCTTAGTTGATTGTGATGTTGTTAAAAAAGGCAAAGAAAACTTGCGAGCTGTAAAAAATAGGGTAAATCAACGTTATTTCCGGAAAATGGTGCTTAAGAACTATCGCAGTCGTTGTTGTATTACTGGTTTGCCGATACCTGCTGTTTTAAGGGCGAGCCACATTAGCCCCTGGTCAAGCGATAAAGCAAATCGCTTAAACCCATCAAACGGGCTTTGTTTTTCAGCAACTTATGACGCAGCTTTTGACTCTCATTTGATAAGCTTAGACCAAAAATATAGGATTGTTTTGAGCCCTTCTTTAGATATATACACTGCTAAATCTTTCATTGAATACTTCAGATCTATTGAAGGACGTAAAATTGATCTGCCCGTAAAATTCCTTCCCGATTTAGAGCTTTTAGAGAAACACTGCGATTTAACTCTAAACCTTTCGGCTAATTGA
- a CDS encoding AAA family ATPase yields MKGPIKIRKISISNYKGIKELDLDFPKPRMETDPDIMVLGSENGIGKTSIIECCSLLLNSLMVKTGEYPLINRRGTLNIPDLLIRAGEDKLEIKGTVVYRNKNISLNLTIKRNGSLKVENNSKPWRETEKDETDSITYGILRDICGISVNPVLENLYLLFHSYRKVQEGNPELGMMIDDTENITTKYISARYRHRYEMPMSAFKIAVLKSMMSNANLFETNGNNNPKTNTIHKLNFLVKQYADGMIDKLRPEPDNTIDVRIKHSEQKETYSFDGLSSGQKEIISTLFLIWQNTIEREKVVFIDEPELHLNAQWHRNFINSLIELAPNNQYIIATHSETIIDSVGKDRCLILYNTL; encoded by the coding sequence TTGAAAGGTCCAATTAAAATAAGGAAAATTTCAATATCAAACTATAAAGGTATAAAAGAGTTAGACCTGGATTTCCCTAAACCCCGAATGGAAACTGACCCTGATATAATGGTATTGGGGAGTGAAAATGGTATTGGCAAAACTTCTATAATTGAATGTTGTTCTCTTTTGCTCAATTCTTTAATGGTTAAAACTGGTGAATATCCGCTTATAAATAGGCGAGGAACGCTTAATATACCTGATTTACTCATTAGAGCTGGAGAGGATAAGCTGGAAATAAAAGGAACTGTAGTCTACAGAAACAAAAATATATCACTAAATTTAACGATCAAGAGAAACGGGTCTTTAAAGGTTGAGAATAACAGTAAGCCTTGGAGGGAAACTGAGAAAGACGAAACTGATTCAATTACTTATGGAATACTTAGAGACATCTGCGGAATATCTGTTAATCCGGTGCTTGAGAATTTGTATTTGCTCTTTCACAGCTACAGAAAAGTTCAAGAAGGAAACCCAGAACTTGGGATGATGATTGATGACACTGAAAATATAACAACCAAATATATTTCAGCGAGATATAGGCATCGATATGAAATGCCGATGAGTGCATTCAAAATTGCGGTTTTAAAATCCATGATGTCAAATGCGAATTTGTTTGAAACAAATGGTAATAACAATCCAAAAACTAATACTATTCATAAACTGAATTTTTTAGTTAAGCAATACGCTGATGGAATGATTGATAAGCTCAGGCCTGAACCTGATAATACAATAGACGTGAGAATTAAACATTCTGAACAGAAAGAAACTTACTCTTTTGACGGTCTTAGCTCAGGGCAGAAAGAAATCATATCTACTTTGTTTTTGATTTGGCAAAATACAATTGAGCGGGAAAAAGTGGTTTTCATTGATGAACCTGAACTCCATTTGAACGCCCAATGGCATAGAAACTTTATTAACAGCCTTATTGAGCTAGCTCCTAATAACCAATATATAATTGCAACTCATTCAGAGACAATTATCGACTCTGTTGGGAAAGATAGATGCTTAATTCTTTATAATACTCTTTGA